From a single Lolium rigidum isolate FL_2022 chromosome 7, APGP_CSIRO_Lrig_0.1, whole genome shotgun sequence genomic region:
- the LOC124673031 gene encoding GDSL esterase/lipase EXL3-like: MTRRTTTAGQVVAAVLVVALAMGVTPAWCGTPGKKVTAVIVFGDSIMDPGNNNDLHTVVKANHAPYGKDFAGHVATGRFSNGLIPTDFIAQGLNVKQLLPPYLGVQHTPEDLLTGVSFASGATGFDPLTPVIVGVISLEQQLAYYDEYRSKLVGIAGEEETKRIIDGALFVVCAGTDDIANTYYTTPFRSAEYDVPSYVDLLLVGVESFLRNVSARGAKRIGFVGLPPIGCVPSQRTLGGGPHRSCVPERNAAAQLYNTKVQELIRELGKDMAAFPTLIYIDIYTVIQDLVDHGERYGFTETTRGCCSTGTVEVAVLCDARFTPVCDDVSQHVFFDSYHPTQRAYKVIVDYIFDHYMQFLHL; encoded by the exons atgacgaggaggacgacgacggccgGCCAGGTTGTTGCAGCCGTGCTGGTGGTGGCCTTGGCGATGGGGGTGACGCCGGCTTGGTGCGGAACCCCGGGGAAGAAGGTGACAGCGGTGATCGTATTCGGCGACTCCATTATGGACCCCGGCAACAACAACGACCTCCACACGGTGGTCAAGGCGAACCACGCGCCCTACGGCAAGGACTTCGCTGGCCACGTCGCCACCGGGCGCTTCTCCAACGGGCTCATACCCACCGACTTCATCG CACAAGGCCTTAACGTGAAGCAGCTACTGCCTCCATACCTCGGCGTGCAGCACACGCCGGAGGACCTCCTCACCGGCGTCAGCTTCGCGTCTGGCGCTACCGGATTCGATCCTCTCACCCCTGTCATCGTG GGCGTGATCTCGCTGGAGCAGCAGCTGGCGTACTACGACGAGTACCGGAGCAAGCTGGTGggcatcgccggcgaggaggagacgAAGCGGATCATCGACGGCGCGCTATTCGTCGTGTGCGCCGGCACGGACGACATCGCCAACACCTACTACACCACCCCCTTCCGGAGCGCCGAGTACGATGTCCCCTCCTACGTggacctcctcctcgtcggcgtcgaGTCCTTCCTCCGAAACGTGAGCGCGCGTGGCGCCAAGCGGATCGGCTTCGTGGGGCTGCCCCCCATCGGCTGCGTGCCATCGCAGCGGACCCTCGGCGGCGGTCCTCACCGGAGCTGCGTGCCAGAGCGCAATGCCGCCGCACAGCTCTACAACACCAAGGTCCAGGAGCTGATCCGCGAGCTCGGAAAGGACATGGCCGCGTTCCCCACCCTCATCTACATCGACATCTACACCGTGATCCAGGACCTGGTGGACCACGGGGAGCGATATGGGTTCACCGAGACGACGCGTGGGTGCTGCAGCACCgggacggtggaggtggcggtgctgTGTGACGCGAGGTTCACGCCCGTCTGCGACGATGTGTCTCAGCACGTCTTCTTTGACAGCTACCACCCCACACAGCGGGCGTACAAGGTCATAGTCGACTACATCTTCGACCACTACATGCAGTTCCTGCATCTTTGA